The sequence GAGGGTCTCCGCGATCGGTGTCTCGTCGTCCCAGCGGTGGATCTGGTAGAGGTCGACGGAGTCGAGCCCGAGTCGCTCGAGGCTCGCGTCGGCCTGCTCGAAGATGTGCTTGCGGGAGAGTCCCTGCCCGTTCGGGCCGTCGTACATCGGGCCGTACACCTTCGTCGCGACGGTCAGTTCCGCCCGGTCGCAGTCCGCGTCGGCTAGCGCCTCGCCGAGAATCTCCTCGCTCTCGCCGTGGGAATAGACGTTCGCGGTATCGAAGAACGTGATTCCGAGGTCGAGCGCTCGCTGGATCACTGCACGGGACTGCTCGCGGTCGTTTATCATCCAGGGCTCGTCGCTGCCGAAGTTCATACAGCCGAGACAGAGCCGGGACACCTCGAGTCCCGTCTCGCCGAGGTGGGTGTACTCCATCCCGTCGTCGTTCGCGGCGTCGCGGGAAAGTCCTCATCCGACATCGCGAACACTGTCTCGACGCCCGACAGAACCCCGAGCGCGGGCGGTACTCGAACGGGGAGTGACGAAACCGAATCGAACCCCAGGTCAGGGGCGAGGCGCGGCCTTCTGGAGGGCCGTCTCGGCGATGTTGCCGCCGTAGTCGGCGCTCCGGGACAGCGAGTCGACGATCAGCCCCAGCGACTGGGCCTGCACCGGTTCGAGTTCCCGGAGCATGTCGTCGATCGTCCTGGTGTGTTCGTCGATTTCGAGGATCGCCTCGCGGGCGGCGTGGCCGAGGTCGGTCGCCTCGTCGCTGTCCTCGGCGACCAGCGCGTCCATCGATTTCTCGATGACGTCCGCGACATCGTCGTGGAGGGCGACGAGCGCGTCGGCGACGTCTCCGGGAATCGCCCCGAGTTTGAGCGCGAGGTTGCTGATCTTGGCCGCATGGTCGGCGACCCGCTCGAGCTGGCGGGCGCTCGAGTGGAAGTCGAAACAGTCCTCGCGGGGGACGCCGAGCTCCTCCGCGGCCCGCGGCGAGCGCAGCGTTGCGCGGAAGATCCGTGAAACGACCTGCCAGAGGCGGTCGACGTCATCGTCGCGTTCGATAACGTCCTGAGCGATGTCGTCGTCGTTCTCGACCAGCGCCGTGACGGCGTCCTCGAGCATCGCCCGAGCGATCAGGCGCATCCGCGAGACGGCGTTGACGATCGAGAGCTCAGAGGAGTCGAGCAAGTCTTGAATGACGACGCTGTCGGTCGTCTCCTCTAGCACCTCGACGCCGACGAGGCTCTGGGTCGCGCTCCGGATCGCGCTGCGCTGGTCGGTCGTGATGCGGCCGGCCGAGAGGCGGATGATGTCGAAGCCGCTGACGTACATCGTCATCACGGCCCGAGTGAGCCGCTCGCCCTCGAGGTCCGTGACGTCGAGGGTTCCCGTCTGGCGATCGGTTTCGCTCTGGGGCGTCAACAACAGCGAGTCCCCCTCCGGATAGAACTCGACGGTCGTCCCGGCGCTGACGTCGTTGTCGGTCGCCCAGGATTTCGGCAGCGAGACGGTAAACGTCGACCCGCCCGTCACCTGCACCTTGCGCGTCTCCATACAGTGGCGATTCGACCCCGTGCGTATAAACCCATCTTCATCTATAGAGTTCTTCGTCGACGGCAGTATGATCACACTACTGCTTCTGTGGCGGTGAGTAGCCGAAATACGCACCCTTGTCCCTCGAGAGCCAGTCCGATCGTAGGGAGATGCATAGTTGACAAGAATCTATGTAGGGATGGCAGCGACGTACCCGTCCCCGGCCGTTCGCGAGCGGCGCGTTGTTCGGTCTCGAAAATCGAGTAGTACCGCCGATCAACGCCGTCGTACGCCCACTCCCCGTAGGGCTCTGTAGCGTCACCAGGGCGACGTGCAACGGACGGACCGCTCATAGCACAGTATTTATTCGCTCGGGCCTTGAGTACGGATAATGGTACCTGTGCACCGATTCGGACGCCGACCGATCGGAGCCGAGTTCGGTCCGGCGCTCGCCGCCGGTCGTGTGCCACCACGGCAGCGATCGTATCGACCTGCGTTTTCCAACCGATAACTGCCCGAACTCACCCACAATGATCGCGAACGGAACCCAATCCGTCTCGACGTCCGACGACAGCACCGCCCGTTCGGAGACGTCCGTAACCGACGACGTTCCCCTCGGATCACCGCGGGTCGACGACGCCATCATCGAAGCCCGCGATCTGGACGTCTACTACGGCGACGACCAGGCGCTGGACGGAATCCACATGGACATCCCCGAGCGGAAGGTCACGGCGCTGATCGGACCGTCGGGCTGTGGGAAGTCGACGTTCCTGCGCTCGATCAACCGGATGAACGACCTCATCGACATCGCCCGCGTCGAGGGCGACCTCTACTTCCATGGGAAAAACGTCTACGATGACGACGTCGACCCCGTCGCCTTACGGCGGAAGATCGGCATGATCTTCCAGTCGCCCAACCCGTTCCCGAAATCGATTCGGGACAACGTCGCCTACGGGCTGAAGGTCCAGGGGAAAGACGAAAACGTCGACGAGAAGGTACGAACAGCCCTCGAGCGGGCAGCCCTCCTCGAGGAAGTCGACAGTCAACTCGACTCGAGCGGACTGGACCTCTCCGGCGGTCAGCAACAGCGACTCTGCATCGCTCGGGCGATCGCGCCCGATCCGGAGGTCGTTCTGATGGACGAGCCGGCGTCAGCGCTGGATCCGATCGCCACCTCGAAGATCGAGGACCTGATCGAGGATCTCGCCGAGGAGTACACCGTCGTCATCGTCACTCACAACATGCAGCAGGCGGCTCGGATTTCGGACAAAACGGCAGTCTTCCTCACCGGCGGGGAACTCGTCGAGTTCGACAACACCGAGAAGATCTTCGAGAATCCCGAAAGCGACCGCGTCGAGGACTACATCACCGGCAAGTTCGGGTAAGCGAAGCACCGGTACGTGCGGCTACGAGGAGCCGGAGTCGACGACTCCGAAGCGTCCGAAAGCCGCCGGAAGAATGGCCGTACGATTCTCGCTTGCCGACTTGGACCGACCGGCGACTCGATTTTGCTGATCAACCCACGGAAACAGAGCCCGACGCCAATCGGTGTGCCCGCGCTTCGATCCGTCGAACGCTTCGATCCGGACTCATGATCCGGTCACCGTAACGCTTCGTCGGACCACCGACCGATCGTCTGACCTCGTCTATATATGTTCGACTGTTCGCCGCCGAATACTCTCTCGGAGAATACACGTACATTCATCGCTATGTCTTCTCGTGTCAGCTATTGTCATATGTATGGGTTAGCAGCCAAACACTGGCACCAGTTATCGTGTTGACAGCCGCCGAATCAGGTACATATCACTATATAGTTCTCATAGTAGTCTACTTACCTACAGTGTGGTTTGCATCCGGTGATGTCGAGAGAAACCACGGCGTCCCTGCCGACCGACTTCGGTCGGCGTGATTTTCTCGCCGCGGCTGGTGTTGCCCTCTCCAGTGGGTTAGCTGGCTGTAGCGGCGTCTTCGCCGCGGAAGAAGATAATGTGAACGTTGCGGGGAGCAGTACGGTGTTTCCCGTGACCGAGGCGATCGCTTCCGCGTTCTCCGAAGAGAACCCGACCGTCAACATCTCGCTCAGTAAGACCGGCACCGGCGGCGGGTTCGGGAATTTCTTCTGCGCGGGACGAACCGACATTAATAACGCGAGTCGGGCGATCGCCGACGCCGAAGTCGAACAGTGCGGGAGCAACGATATCACGGCCGTAGAGTTCCAGATCGCGACCGACGCGCTGACGGTCGTCGTCAATCCGGATGCGGACTGGGTTGACTGCCTCACGGTCGAGGAACTCCGCGAGATCTGGCGGGCCGACGGCGCCCAACAATGGAGCGATATCAACGAGGACTGGCCCGACGAGGAGTTCGAACTGTACGGGGCCGCGACGACCTCCGGCACGTTCGACTACTTCAACGAGGCCATTATCGGCGAGGAAGAAAACCACCGTAGCGATTACCACGCGACCGAACGCGACCGAACGATCGTCCAGGGGGTTCAGGGCTCGGAGTACGCGATGGGGTACTTCGGCTTCTCGTACTACAGCGAGAACCCGGACTCGATCAAGGCGGTCTCCATCGATAACGGCGACGGCTGCGTCGAACCGTCGATCGATACGGCCATGTCCGGTGAGTACACGCCCCTCTCGCGACCACTCTACATCTACGTCGCGAAGGAATCGCTCACGAAGTCGGCGGTCCAGGACTTCAGCCGCTTCTACATGAAACAGGCCGCGACGGACCTCGTCTCCGACGTCGGTTACGTTCCGATCACCGAGGAGAACCGCGACGAGAACCTCAAGAAACTCGACGCCGAGATCGAGGAGGTAACCGAATGAGCCAACCCGACTTCTCTCACGACGCGAGTCGCACGGCGCGTGGCACCGCATTCCGCTATCTCTTCATGCTGTGTGCGCTGCTGTCGATTCTGACAACCGTCGCGATCATTCTGACGCTGCTGATCGACGCGGTCGACTTCTTCGCGCAGGTCTCGCTCGTCGAATTCCTCACGGGCACGCGGTGGAGCCCAACGAATGAACCGATCGCATTCGGCGTTCTCCCGCTGATTTCGGGGACGCTGGTCATCACCGTCGGCTCGGCGATGGTCGCGCTCCCGATCGGACTGCTGACCGCGATCTACCTGAGCGAGTACGCTACCGATCGCCAGCGATCGTATCTCAAGCCGGCCCTCGAGGTGCTGGCGGGCGTTCCGACGGTCGTCTACGGCTACTTCGCGCTCGTCTACATCACGCCGGCGCTGGACACGATCCTACCGCTGTCGACGTTCAACGGGCTGTCGGCGTCGATCATGGTCGGCATCATGATCATCCCGATGGTCTCTTCGATCAGCGAGGACGCGATGAGCGCGGTGCCGGACTCGCTCCGTCAGGCCAGTTACGGGCTGGGAGCGACGAAGTTCACCGTCTCGACGTCCGTCGTCGTGCCGGCGGCGCTGTCCGGAATCTTCTCGTCGTTCATCCTCGCGCTCTCGCGGGCGATCGGGGAGACGATGATCGTCGCCATCGCGGCGGGACAGACGCCCCGGATGGTCGATCTGACCGATCCGGCAGGGATGTTCCTGAACTCGATCCAGCCGATGACCTCCGCGATGGTCCAGATCGGGACGGGCGACATCGTCGGGCAGGGCGAAGCGTACAAGAGCCTCTTCGCGGTCGGGCTGACGCTGTTCGTCATCACCTTCGTCATGAACCTCATCAGTGAATTCGTCGCGTCGCGCTACCGGGAGGTGTACCGCTAATGGCGGCCGATACCCGCGACGAACCCGCCGATTCCGAGTTCGGTCAAATCAGCCGGACGAAAGACGTGTCGTTCCGCCTGCTCGCGCTGGCGGCGACGCTCGTCGGCATCGTCTCGCTCGCGGCGTTGCTCCTGAACGTCGCCGTCGACGCCGTCGGCTGGCTCGACTGGCAGTTCCTCACGAACCCGCCCCACCCCGACCCGTACCAGGCAGGATTCCTGCCCGCACTCGTCGGCTCCGTCGCCATCATGCTCGTGATCGCGCTGATCACGTTCCCGCTCGGCGTCGGCGCCGCGATCTACCTCGAGGAGTACGCCGACGACGGCTACCTCACGCGGTTCATCCAGCTCAACATCGCGAACCTTGCGGGCGTCCCCTCGGTCGTCTACGGCCTGCTGGGACTGGGACTCTTCGTCGGCCTCTTTAACATCGGCTACGGGACGGTGCTGGCGGCCGCGTTCACCATCGCCCTGCTCATCCTGCCGATCGTGATCATCTCGGCTCAGGAGGCGATTCGGTCCGTCCCCGACTCTCAGCGACAGGCATCCTACGGGATGGGCGCGACGAAATGGCAGACGATCCGCAACGTCGTCCTACCGCGGGCGATGCCCGGTATCATGACCGGAACGATCCTCGCGCTCGGCCGCGCGATCGGGGAGACGGCGCCGCTGATCATGATCGCCGCCCCGACGACCGTCTTCGGACTTCCGAACGGTCCCTTCAGCAAGGTCAGCGCCATGCCGCTGCAGATCTACAACTGGGCCTCCTATCCCCAGACCGAATTCCAGTACGGCGTCGTCGCTGCTGGCGTCGTCACGCTGCTCGTCGTCTTGCTGACGATCAACTCGATCGCGATCGTCATTCGGAATCGATATCAACAGCGCACCTGACAATGACTAACGAACAGATGACTTCCTCGGAAACGGAATCGACCGACGACCAGCCAGCCCCGACGCCGGGAACCGACGGCCTCGTCGACAGTGCCGACGCCGGCGCCGAGACGGCGACCGATCGGACGCTGCTCGAGGCGCGCGACCTCGACGTCTACTACGGCGAGGAGCAAGCGCTCGACAGCGTCGACATCGAGATTCCCGAAAAGCAGGTGACGGCGGTCATCGGCCCGTCGGGCTGCGGGAAATCGACGTTCCTCCGGTGTATCAATCGGATGAACGATCTCGTCGACGCCGCCCGCGTCGAGGGCGAACTGCTGTTCGACGGCAAGAACGTCTACGACGACGACGTTGACCCCGTCGCCTTACGCCGGAAGATCGGCATGGTCTTCCAGTCGCCTAACCCGTTCCCGAAGAGCATTCGGGACAACGTCGCCTACGGGCTGAAGGTCCAGGGGAAAGACGAAAACGTCGACGAGAAGGTACGAACAGCCCTCGAGCGGGCGGCCCTCCTCGAGGAAGTCGATGGTCAACTCGACTCGAGCGGACTGGACCTCTCCGGCGGTCAACAGCAGCGCCTCTGTATCGCCCGCGCGATCGCGCCGGATCCGGACGTGATCCTGATGGACGAGCCGGCCTCGGCGCTCGACCCCGTCGCCACCTCGAAGATCGAGGACCTGATCGAGGATCTCGCCGAGGAGTACACCGTCGTCATCGTCACTCACAACATGCAGCAGGCGGCCCGAATCTCGGACAAGACGGCCGTCTTCCTCACCGGCGGGGAACTCGTCGAGTTCGATAACACCGAGAAAATCTTCGAGAACCCCGAGCACGACCGCGTCGAGGACTACATTACCGGCAAGTTCGGATAGCCGTCGACACCACCGCCGATCGGCGGTCGTCGATCGCGCGCTGACCGGGTATACTTTTGTTCGTCGTGGCGTTTTCGGTCACCGATTGCTGAGCGAACGCACTGTTCACCGTCGGACGTGATGCGCTACTCTAGGAATGTGTATTGTTCTCTAACCAGATCTATTATGTGATTCAATAGCATGGGTTGGCAAATATGGTCGCTACTGGGGTACACATTCTGCTCGGTCTGGCACTGGTTCCGCTCGTCACTCGGTCAGAACGATCGGAGCCGTATCTCGTCGCGGCGCTCGCCGCCGCCGTTCCCGATGTCGATACGTTCGTCTTTCGGCCGCTGATCGAACTCGGCTACGTCTCGAGTATCGTGTGGACGCACCGCGGGCTCACGCACTCGCTGCTGGCTGGGGTCGTCATAGTGGGTCTCCTCTCCGCGTTCGGTCCCTGGCGAGCCGCCGCGATCGGGTTCGGATCGCATGTCGGCTTCGATATGCTGAGCGGCGGGGTCCGGTTGTTCGCACCTGTCGATCAGACGGCGTACGGGGTATCGCTCGACTGGCTGCTCCTGAACATGGCCACGTCGGCCTTCGCGGTCGCCGTGATCCTCGGCAGTTTACTCGGCATGAAATACGATTTCGAGCGACGCGTTTCCCTTCGATTCCCGAAGTCGACACTCGAGCGATTCCGTTAGCAATGGGTCGTAGCAGAGTTATTCACACGTCGCATTTAGCTGGAACCTGACGGGCGATTTGGGAATAACGTGTGCCACCTAACAGCAGATTCGTATCGGTGTCCGTTGAAACGCCCGCCGCTGGTAGACGGTAACCGTCAGCTCGCCTTATGCGTCATAGATCGGCAAGGAGACGAAAACTGTTGTCCCGTTCTCGGGCTCGGACTCCACCCACATCTCGCCGTCGTGGCGCTCGGCGATTCGTTCACAGAGTGATAGTCCGATCCCCGTGCCGGAGTGGTCTTCACGACTGTGGAGGCGTTCGAACACCTCGAAGATCTGGTCGTGATTGGCAGGCTCAATGCCAATTCCTTCGTCGCGGACGGCGATAACCCCCTTCGATCTACCTTGTTCAGCCGACACATAGACGCGCGGCGGTTCGTCACCGCTGTATTCGAGCGCGTTGTCTAGCAGATTCTGGAACAGTTGTCGCAGTTGGCTAGGGTCTCCTTCGACGCGAGGAAGGTCCGTAACGGTTACCTCAGCCTCGGTTTCCTCGATCTTCCGCTGGAGGTCAGTCTGCACGTCCATCAGCACATCGTTCAAACCGACCGGTTCGAACGGGCTACCCTGCGTCTCAACTCGCGAGTATGCGAGCAGCGCATCGATCATATTGCGCATCCGTTCTGCACCATCGACGGCAAACTCGAGAAATTCTCGACCCTCCTCGTCCAGCGTCTCGCCGTACTGGTTTTCGATCAATTGGAGATAGCTTGACACCATCCGCAGCGGCTCTTGCAGATCGTGCGAAGCAGCGTGGGCGAACTGCTCGAGCCGTTTGTTCGACGCCCTGAGTCGTCCGTTGACGGTTTCGAGTTGTCGCTCGGCTTGCTTTTGGTCCGTAATATCAGTGAGCGCACCAGGGAAGGTCACCGGGTTCCCGTCGTCGTCGCACTCGACGTATCCGCGGGCGATGACCCACTGCAGTTCGTCGTCGGCATTCCAAACGCGGTATTCGGCTTCGTACTCGCCGCAGGATTCGACGGCGTCTTCGATTTCCCGCGTCACTCGGTCACGGTCGCCCTCGTGAATGGAATCGAGCAACTCCTGAAGTGGCACGCCCTTGCTGGCTTTATCCGGATCAACTCCGAAAGTCCTCGCGAATGATGGTCCAGTGACGAACTGGTCTTCGGGGATGTTCCATTCCCACGTCCCGACCGCACCAGCGTCCACCGCTGCCTCCATCTGTAATTGCGTATCACGTAAGGATTGATACTGTTCTCGCTGTTGGAGCTGCGTACTCACCCAATTGCTGAGGAGTTCGATAAACGTCTCCTCCCAGTCGGAGAAGCCCTCGCTCCTGGCCTCCGTCCCGCACAAGCAAAACGTTCCGTAGACCTCATCGGCATTGAATATCGGCGCCCCGAGGTAACAGTCGATTCCCCAGGGATCTGCCAACTCCGTGGCTTGCGCTTCGACGTCCCCGAGGACGAGCGTTTGCTCGGTTTCGACGACGCGTTTGGACTTCGGGACCTCGGAAAGCGGAACCGCATCTCCCCGCTGAATATCGGCTCCGTTTGGGACGTCAATTGCCTCGAAGACGCAGGCGTCGTCATCTACAAATGAGAACGCGGCGAACTCCGTCCCGACGGCGTCACGACCGGTTTCCAGGAGAGAATCAATTTGATCGAGGAACGGCTGGTCAGTATCTGAGATGATCTCCGAGACCTGCTGTAAGAACCTATTCCGACGCTCAAGTTCGTCCGTGAGATTTTCTTGAGAGCCGCTCGGTGATCCATCGTCACCCATTAGCTGTCAGCAGCGACTCTATGAGGAAAGGGTTGTTCAATTCTTCTCCCGTCCTGAACAAAAGGTTTACAGCCCACTCCGAATACCGAAGCTGTATTACTCTCTACTGTTTGTGAGTGGTCTCGACAGCCTGTACTCAATCACGTCGGTTTTCAGCGAGTCGATCCGACTTCGGCTGCAGTTCCCACATACCCGCTCTATCCGTCGGTCGTTCGATTCTGCTGTCCATCGAACGTACTCTACCAAGCCGTTTTTAGAGCGCTTCGTATACTGCGTTTCACGCTGACAAGGTTTCAAGCGTCATAGGGGTCCGACACTTCGCTCACGGATCGATGCAGCCTTCGACGGGCGGTTCCGGTAGTTCGGTGGCACAAGTTATATCTACGCCCGGAAAGGTGGCTGAACCATGGCCAGAAAATCGTATCAGGAGAAACTCACGGAACTCCGCGAGGACATCCTCTACATGAGCGAAGTCGTCATGGAGCGACTTCGGATGGGGCTCGACGCCCTCGAGCAGAAAGACCACGAACTCGCCCGAGAGGTAATCGAGGGCGACGGCGAGATCAACCGGATGTATCTCGACTTAGAGCAGGACTGTATCGACCTGCTGGCGCTCCAGCAGCCGGTCGCGAGCGACCTCCGGTTTATCGCCGCCTCGTTCAAGATCATCACCGACCTCGAGCGGATCGCCGACCTCGCGACGAACCTCGGAGAGTACACGCTAGACGCCGAGGAGAACCTGTTCCCCGACGTCGACGTCCAGGAGATGGGCGAGCTGACCCTCCAGATGATCGAGGACGCGATGGTCGCCTACGACGAGGAAGACACAGAGGCCTGTCGCGAACTCGCCGCTCGCGACGACGACCTCGATCACTTCGCGGAGCGAGCCAGCGAGATCGTCGTCCGCGACCTGATCGAGCGCGAACTCGATTCGCCCGAAGAGGTCGAACTACTGTTGCAGGATGTCTCGCGGCTCCTGCTGACGATCCGCGACCTAGAGCGCGTCGGCGATCACTCGGTTAACATCGCGGCGCGGACGCTGTACATGGTCGAAAACGACGACGAACTGATCTACTGAGCGCCCCGCTTCGTTTTCTCGCCTGCGAACCGTCCTCACTCGGGTTCGCGGTCGGTCGTCCCCATCGTGATCTCGCCGTCGGCGCGGATCGTCCCGTCGATCTCCGCGTCGGGGCCGAGCTCGAGCGCCGCACACGAGACGTCGCCGAGGACACGAGCGCCCGCCGCGATCGTGACGTCGCCGTCGCGCGTAGTCAGGTCGCCGTGAATCCGCGTTCCCTCGCCGACGGTGATGTCGCCTCGAGCCCGGAGGCTGCCGAAGATCGTCGTCTCGGCTCCGACGGCGATCGTCTCGGCGCGGACGTTGCCGTGAAGCCGGCAGTCGTCGCCGATCGTCGCGGGCGTCGAGACCCGCCAGGCGTCGTCGCTGACCGTCGCGTTTTTGGGAATCACGAGCGGGTCGGCGTCGATCTCCTCGCCCTCGTCCTCGTCGACGAGTTCGGAGACGAGTCGCTGTGCGGTCTGTTCCTCGCCGATCAGCAGGAGGTGTTTGAGGTAGACGAACAGGAACACGATCGTCGGCATGGGGTTGCGAATGACGATCCAGCCGTTGGCCTCGAACCCCTCCTCGATCTCGACGTCGTCGCCGATGTCGAGATCGCCGGCGACTTTCATCTCGCCGGCGACGTGGACGCGCTCGCCGATGTAGGCATCTTGACCGACCAGTACGTTCTCGGCAACCTCACACCACATGTCGAGGCGACAGTCCGCCTCGGCTTCGATGGCGCCGCCGAACTCAACGCCTTCGCCGGCGAGGACGTTTCGGCCGCGGACCCCGAACTCGACGGTCGACCGACCGCCGACGAGGACGTCACCGTCGGTTACGAGGTCGACTTCCTTGGCTTCCGTTCCGTCGGGAACGACCAGTTCGTCTAACGGGTCCCTGCTGAAGGCCACACTTCACCCCAAAGGAGTTATCCACTAATAAACCTCGCGCGTCGTCCGCCGCGCGTCTGACGCGCGTCTCACGCGAAGCGAGTCGCAACGCCTCTCTTTTAATCCCGCGCCGCATACGGCCGTTCATGACGACTCTCGCGTTCGATGAAGAGGGGGTCGACGTCGTCTACGAAGGCACCGAGTTCCGCCTCGAGCGAGAACTCATCGAGGAGGCGACGGAGAAGACCTACTATGACGTGACCGACCACGAAGTGCTGCAGATCGTCGCCGAACAGCCGAATCTCCAAGGAGAACCGCGACGCGTCGGTGATATCCTCTGAGGACGAACGGGGATCCCGAGACTGGTACGGTACACACCATCACGGGAGGCGAAAACCGAAACGGGTAAAAACATCACCCGGGTACGAATGAGTGAGCCGAGATAGCCTAGCCCGGCCAAGGCGGTAGATTCGAAATCTACTGTCCTCACGGACTCGGGAGTTCAAATCTCCCTCTCGGCGTTTTCACGGCGATAACGACGGTGAGCGGAGCGAACCGTCCGTCGTCGTGAAACTTACAAGGAGATTTGAATCAGGGAGGAGCTTTGCTCCGACCGTGGTTCAACTCTCCCTCTCGGCGCTTTTCCAGCAGCAAACCGGTGAGCGACGCGTAGCGGCGCGAACCGACTCCCGTTGCTGGAAAACG comes from Haloterrigena salifodinae and encodes:
- a CDS encoding phosphate uptake regulator PhoU, giving the protein METRKVQVTGGSTFTVSLPKSWATDNDVSAGTTVEFYPEGDSLLLTPQSETDRQTGTLDVTDLEGERLTRAVMTMYVSGFDIIRLSAGRITTDQRSAIRSATQSLVGVEVLEETTDSVVIQDLLDSSELSIVNAVSRMRLIARAMLEDAVTALVENDDDIAQDVIERDDDVDRLWQVVSRIFRATLRSPRAAEELGVPREDCFDFHSSARQLERVADHAAKISNLALKLGAIPGDVADALVALHDDVADVIEKSMDALVAEDSDEATDLGHAAREAILEIDEHTRTIDDMLRELEPVQAQSLGLIVDSLSRSADYGGNIAETALQKAAPRP
- the pstB gene encoding phosphate ABC transporter ATP-binding protein PstB translates to MIANGTQSVSTSDDSTARSETSVTDDVPLGSPRVDDAIIEARDLDVYYGDDQALDGIHMDIPERKVTALIGPSGCGKSTFLRSINRMNDLIDIARVEGDLYFHGKNVYDDDVDPVALRRKIGMIFQSPNPFPKSIRDNVAYGLKVQGKDENVDEKVRTALERAALLEEVDSQLDSSGLDLSGGQQQRLCIARAIAPDPEVVLMDEPASALDPIATSKIEDLIEDLAEEYTVVIVTHNMQQAARISDKTAVFLTGGELVEFDNTEKIFENPESDRVEDYITGKFG
- a CDS encoding PstS family phosphate ABC transporter substrate-binding protein; translated protein: MSRETTASLPTDFGRRDFLAAAGVALSSGLAGCSGVFAAEEDNVNVAGSSTVFPVTEAIASAFSEENPTVNISLSKTGTGGGFGNFFCAGRTDINNASRAIADAEVEQCGSNDITAVEFQIATDALTVVVNPDADWVDCLTVEELREIWRADGAQQWSDINEDWPDEEFELYGAATTSGTFDYFNEAIIGEEENHRSDYHATERDRTIVQGVQGSEYAMGYFGFSYYSENPDSIKAVSIDNGDGCVEPSIDTAMSGEYTPLSRPLYIYVAKESLTKSAVQDFSRFYMKQAATDLVSDVGYVPITEENRDENLKKLDAEIEEVTE
- the pstC gene encoding phosphate ABC transporter permease subunit PstC; protein product: MSQPDFSHDASRTARGTAFRYLFMLCALLSILTTVAIILTLLIDAVDFFAQVSLVEFLTGTRWSPTNEPIAFGVLPLISGTLVITVGSAMVALPIGLLTAIYLSEYATDRQRSYLKPALEVLAGVPTVVYGYFALVYITPALDTILPLSTFNGLSASIMVGIMIIPMVSSISEDAMSAVPDSLRQASYGLGATKFTVSTSVVVPAALSGIFSSFILALSRAIGETMIVAIAAGQTPRMVDLTDPAGMFLNSIQPMTSAMVQIGTGDIVGQGEAYKSLFAVGLTLFVITFVMNLISEFVASRYREVYR
- the pstA gene encoding phosphate ABC transporter permease PstA, whose product is MAADTRDEPADSEFGQISRTKDVSFRLLALAATLVGIVSLAALLLNVAVDAVGWLDWQFLTNPPHPDPYQAGFLPALVGSVAIMLVIALITFPLGVGAAIYLEEYADDGYLTRFIQLNIANLAGVPSVVYGLLGLGLFVGLFNIGYGTVLAAAFTIALLILPIVIISAQEAIRSVPDSQRQASYGMGATKWQTIRNVVLPRAMPGIMTGTILALGRAIGETAPLIMIAAPTTVFGLPNGPFSKVSAMPLQIYNWASYPQTEFQYGVVAAGVVTLLVVLLTINSIAIVIRNRYQQRT
- the pstB gene encoding phosphate ABC transporter ATP-binding protein PstB, which codes for MTNEQMTSSETESTDDQPAPTPGTDGLVDSADAGAETATDRTLLEARDLDVYYGEEQALDSVDIEIPEKQVTAVIGPSGCGKSTFLRCINRMNDLVDAARVEGELLFDGKNVYDDDVDPVALRRKIGMVFQSPNPFPKSIRDNVAYGLKVQGKDENVDEKVRTALERAALLEEVDGQLDSSGLDLSGGQQQRLCIARAIAPDPDVILMDEPASALDPVATSKIEDLIEDLAEEYTVVIVTHNMQQAARISDKTAVFLTGGELVEFDNTEKIFENPEHDRVEDYITGKFG
- a CDS encoding metal-dependent hydrolase — encoded protein: MVATGVHILLGLALVPLVTRSERSEPYLVAALAAAVPDVDTFVFRPLIELGYVSSIVWTHRGLTHSLLAGVVIVGLLSAFGPWRAAAIGFGSHVGFDMLSGGVRLFAPVDQTAYGVSLDWLLLNMATSAFAVAVILGSLLGMKYDFERRVSLRFPKSTLERFR
- a CDS encoding GAF domain-containing sensor histidine kinase; this encodes MGDDGSPSGSQENLTDELERRNRFLQQVSEIISDTDQPFLDQIDSLLETGRDAVGTEFAAFSFVDDDACVFEAIDVPNGADIQRGDAVPLSEVPKSKRVVETEQTLVLGDVEAQATELADPWGIDCYLGAPIFNADEVYGTFCLCGTEARSEGFSDWEETFIELLSNWVSTQLQQREQYQSLRDTQLQMEAAVDAGAVGTWEWNIPEDQFVTGPSFARTFGVDPDKASKGVPLQELLDSIHEGDRDRVTREIEDAVESCGEYEAEYRVWNADDELQWVIARGYVECDDDGNPVTFPGALTDITDQKQAERQLETVNGRLRASNKRLEQFAHAASHDLQEPLRMVSSYLQLIENQYGETLDEEGREFLEFAVDGAERMRNMIDALLAYSRVETQGSPFEPVGLNDVLMDVQTDLQRKIEETEAEVTVTDLPRVEGDPSQLRQLFQNLLDNALEYSGDEPPRVYVSAEQGRSKGVIAVRDEGIGIEPANHDQIFEVFERLHSREDHSGTGIGLSLCERIAERHDGEMWVESEPENGTTVFVSLPIYDA
- the phoU gene encoding phosphate signaling complex protein PhoU, producing MARKSYQEKLTELREDILYMSEVVMERLRMGLDALEQKDHELAREVIEGDGEINRMYLDLEQDCIDLLALQQPVASDLRFIAASFKIITDLERIADLATNLGEYTLDAEENLFPDVDVQEMGELTLQMIEDAMVAYDEEDTEACRELAARDDDLDHFAERASEIVVRDLIERELDSPEEVELLLQDVSRLLLTIRDLERVGDHSVNIAARTLYMVENDDELIY
- a CDS encoding polymer-forming cytoskeletal protein produces the protein MAFSRDPLDELVVPDGTEAKEVDLVTDGDVLVGGRSTVEFGVRGRNVLAGEGVEFGGAIEAEADCRLDMWCEVAENVLVGQDAYIGERVHVAGEMKVAGDLDIGDDVEIEEGFEANGWIVIRNPMPTIVFLFVYLKHLLLIGEEQTAQRLVSELVDEDEGEEIDADPLVIPKNATVSDDAWRVSTPATIGDDCRLHGNVRAETIAVGAETTIFGSLRARGDITVGEGTRIHGDLTTRDGDVTIAAGARVLGDVSCAALELGPDAEIDGTIRADGEITMGTTDREPE
- a CDS encoding DUF5800 family protein, coding for MTTLAFDEEGVDVVYEGTEFRLERELIEEATEKTYYDVTDHEVLQIVAEQPNLQGEPRRVGDIL